From the genome of Sphingomonas sp. HMP6, one region includes:
- a CDS encoding transketolase, whose product MDMTVTAPAHRTDPATIAVLETIETRLRWLSSWTIHNANHLRESRDGLKVGGHQASCASITAIMTALYFGALRPQDKVAVKPHAGPVLHAIHYMLGQQSLDALQRYRGFGGAQSYPSRTKDSIPVDFSTGSVGLGVAITAFASLIQDYLIAHGEMAEGDAGRMIALIGDAELDEGNIYECLIEAYKHDIRNCWWIVDYNRQSLDSTTADRMFRRFDDIFETCGWRVETLKHGAKQRETFARAGGQAIGDWIDECPNAEFAALTYQGGAAWRTRLTADLADFPETLALIAEHDDTALAALMTNLGGHCIATLLEAFARCDDDVPTLFIAYTVKGYGLPFAGHKDNHSGLMNPGQIEQLRGALGIAEGDEWAPYGGLGANVAASARAVVEASALAQGQHVPAAQVVPVPDHLPVPDGAELSTQAAFGRILLDLAKSGHPLADRIVTTSPDVTVSTNLGAFVNQRGLFRRQELKDVFSAARIPTAQKWAGHNAGQHIELGIAENNLFLMLAALGLAAPLFGTRLMPIGTVYDPFIARGLDALNYACYQDARFLLVATPSGLTLGPEGGAHQSINSPLIGIGQPGLTYFEPAFADELALIMGWAFRHMQADDGGSVYLRLTTRTLTQTERADDGWQDDALQGGYWLKAPSGPADLAIVFTGAITPEVLEAADLLAEDLPGLGLLMVTSPDLLHRGWSARHAGRWTGASVVSHVEQLLAQLCADAKLVTVIDGAPSTLSWLGSVRGMRVSPLGIDRFGQTGDVPDLFRSYRLDADAIVDAVAELCLGPLAETR is encoded by the coding sequence ATGGATATGACCGTCACAGCCCCCGCCCACCGCACCGATCCGGCGACGATCGCCGTGCTCGAAACGATTGAGACGCGGCTGCGCTGGTTGTCGTCCTGGACGATCCACAACGCCAACCATTTGCGCGAGAGCCGCGACGGGCTGAAGGTCGGTGGGCATCAGGCAAGCTGCGCGTCGATCACCGCGATCATGACCGCGCTGTATTTCGGTGCGCTGCGCCCGCAGGACAAGGTCGCGGTGAAACCACACGCCGGGCCGGTGCTGCACGCGATCCATTACATGCTGGGGCAGCAATCGCTCGACGCGCTGCAGCGCTACCGCGGCTTTGGCGGCGCGCAAAGCTATCCCAGCCGGACCAAGGATAGCATCCCGGTCGATTTCTCGACGGGGTCGGTCGGTCTGGGCGTCGCGATTACCGCCTTTGCCAGCCTGATTCAGGATTATCTGATCGCGCATGGCGAAATGGCCGAGGGCGATGCCGGCCGGATGATCGCGCTGATCGGCGATGCCGAACTCGACGAGGGCAATATCTACGAATGTCTGATCGAGGCGTATAAGCACGACATCCGCAATTGCTGGTGGATCGTCGATTACAACCGCCAGTCGCTCGACAGCACGACCGCCGACCGGATGTTCCGGCGCTTCGATGATATTTTCGAGACCTGTGGGTGGCGGGTCGAGACGCTGAAGCACGGCGCCAAGCAACGCGAGACGTTCGCGCGGGCCGGCGGTCAGGCGATCGGCGACTGGATCGACGAATGCCCCAATGCGGAGTTTGCGGCGCTCACCTATCAGGGCGGGGCGGCGTGGCGGACGCGACTCACCGCCGATCTGGCGGATTTCCCGGAGACGCTTGCGCTGATCGCGGAGCATGACGACACCGCGCTCGCCGCGCTGATGACCAATCTTGGCGGGCATTGCATCGCGACATTGCTGGAGGCGTTCGCGCGCTGCGACGACGACGTGCCGACGCTGTTCATCGCCTATACCGTCAAGGGCTATGGCCTGCCGTTTGCCGGGCACAAGGACAATCATTCCGGGCTGATGAACCCCGGCCAGATCGAGCAACTGCGCGGTGCCCTTGGCATTGCCGAGGGCGACGAGTGGGCGCCCTATGGCGGGCTCGGTGCGAATGTCGCGGCGTCGGCGCGGGCGGTGGTGGAGGCAAGTGCGCTTGCCCAAGGGCAGCACGTTCCGGCGGCGCAAGTGGTGCCGGTGCCCGACCATCTGCCCGTCCCCGACGGTGCCGAGCTTTCGACGCAAGCCGCGTTCGGGCGGATCCTGCTCGATCTCGCCAAGTCCGGGCATCCTTTGGCGGACCGTATCGTCACGACCTCGCCTGACGTTACGGTGTCGACCAATCTCGGCGCGTTCGTAAACCAGCGCGGGCTGTTCCGGCGGCAGGAGTTGAAGGATGTCTTCTCCGCCGCGCGTATTCCGACGGCGCAGAAATGGGCCGGGCATAACGCTGGCCAGCATATCGAACTGGGCATCGCCGAGAACAATCTGTTCCTGATGCTGGCGGCGCTGGGCCTCGCCGCGCCCTTGTTTGGCACGCGGCTGATGCCGATCGGGACGGTCTATGATCCCTTCATCGCGCGCGGTCTCGATGCGCTCAATTACGCTTGCTATCAGGACGCGCGCTTCCTGCTGGTGGCAACGCCGTCAGGGCTGACGCTCGGGCCGGAGGGTGGGGCGCACCAGTCGATCAATTCGCCGCTGATCGGCATCGGCCAGCCGGGCCTAACCTATTTCGAACCGGCCTTTGCCGACGAACTCGCGCTGATCATGGGCTGGGCGTTCCGGCATATGCAGGCGGATGACGGCGGATCGGTCTATCTCCGGCTGACGACGCGCACCCTGACGCAGACCGAGCGCGCCGACGATGGTTGGCAGGACGATGCGTTGCAGGGCGGCTATTGGCTGAAGGCTCCGAGCGGCCCAGCCGACCTTGCGATCGTCTTCACCGGGGCGATCACGCCCGAAGTGCTGGAGGCGGCGGACCTGTTGGCCGAGGATCTGCCGGGGCTCGGACTATTGATGGTAACCTCACCCGATCTGCTGCATCGCGGCTGGTCAGCGCGGCACGCCGGACGCTGGACCGGGGCGAGCGTGGTGAGCCATGTCGAGCAATTGCTGGCGCAGCTTTGCGCGGATGCGAAGCTCGTCACGGTGATCGACGGTGCCCCCTCGACTCTGTCTTGGCTTGGCAGCGTAAGGGGAATGCGCGTCAGCCCGCTCGGGATCGACCGGTTCGGCCAGACGGGCGACGTGCCCGACCTGTTCCGCAGCTACCGGCTCGACGCCGACGCGATCGTCGATGCTGTCGCCGAGCTGTGCCTCGGGCCGCTGGCAGAGACTCGTTAA
- a CDS encoding aromatic ring-hydroxylating oxygenase subunit alpha gives MDLGDISALLRARPAGHSLPRAFYTGSAAFEFDLAAIFGTSWLFAGFEAELRKPGDYISFMVGRWPVLIVHGRDGELRAFHNSCRHRGSILCKPGQGSAARLVCPYHSWTYGLDGRLLAASRMPEDFQKSEHGLKPVHLERIAGAIFICLAETPPDISMMRRDLTPLLAPHNLSHAKLAHQSTLVEYANWKLVMENGRECYHCAAGHPELARTFPVHASAYFDFADNTARDFEARMAALGMPTGPEGEDWWQAVRFPLNDGTVAMTTDGTFNVKKLMSDVGGGDTGSLRWAVEPNNFCHSTSEYTFAFAAIPVSPTETHVVSKWLVHEDAVEGVDYDIDTLTHLWTQTNLQDKEFAENNQLGVNSPGYTPGPYSPDAESLTLRFVDWYCARAADYLAQAAA, from the coding sequence TTGGACCTAGGGGATATTTCGGCGTTGTTGCGCGCGCGCCCGGCGGGCCATTCGCTGCCCCGCGCGTTCTACACCGGCAGCGCGGCGTTCGAATTCGATCTCGCCGCAATCTTCGGCACGTCGTGGCTGTTCGCCGGGTTCGAGGCCGAGCTGCGCAAGCCGGGGGACTATATCTCCTTCATGGTCGGGCGCTGGCCGGTGCTCATCGTGCATGGCCGCGATGGGGAATTGCGCGCGTTCCATAATAGCTGCCGCCATCGCGGATCGATCCTGTGCAAGCCCGGCCAGGGCAGCGCGGCGCGGCTGGTCTGCCCCTATCACAGCTGGACATATGGGCTGGACGGGCGGCTGCTTGCGGCGAGCCGGATGCCAGAGGATTTCCAGAAGAGCGAGCACGGCCTGAAGCCAGTGCATCTCGAACGCATTGCCGGGGCGATCTTCATCTGCCTCGCCGAAACGCCGCCCGACATCAGCATGATGCGGCGCGACCTGACCCCACTGCTCGCCCCGCACAATCTCAGCCACGCCAAGCTCGCGCATCAATCGACTCTGGTCGAATATGCCAATTGGAAGCTGGTGATGGAGAATGGCCGCGAATGCTATCATTGCGCCGCCGGCCATCCCGAACTCGCACGCACCTTTCCGGTTCATGCCTCGGCCTATTTCGACTTTGCCGACAATACCGCCAGGGACTTCGAGGCGCGGATGGCGGCGCTCGGCATGCCGACCGGACCAGAGGGCGAGGATTGGTGGCAAGCGGTCCGCTTCCCGCTCAACGACGGCACCGTGGCGATGACCACCGACGGCACGTTCAACGTGAAGAAGCTGATGAGCGATGTCGGCGGCGGCGATACCGGCTCGCTGCGCTGGGCGGTCGAGCCCAATAATTTCTGCCATTCGACCAGCGAATATACCTTCGCCTTCGCCGCCATCCCGGTCTCACCGACCGAGACGCATGTGGTGTCCAAATGGCTGGTGCATGAGGACGCGGTCGAAGGCGTCGATTACGACATCGATACGCTGACGCATTTGTGGACGCAGACCAATTTGCAGGACAAGGAATTCGCCGAAAACAACCAGCTCGGCGTCAATTCCCCCGGCTACACGCCCGGCCCGTACAGCCCCGATGCGGAATCGCTGACACTGCGCTTCGTCGATTGGTATTGCGCGCGCGCCGCCGATTATCTCGCGCAGGCAGCGGCATGA
- a CDS encoding FAD/NAD(P)-dependent oxidoreductase — translation MNVVPLVRDVHALDTKIPHAEAHFDLVVVGAGHAGTIAAIAAAKAGDTVLLIDEHPVPSALIGTDVPYFFGGRATAAVQQSGRMLEQVFGTNPDLEEAFELGVDVRLGTVAWGLYGNGPAMRALPEPLLGIADGEAAMMIGFNRLMLATGARDVVLGFPGWNQPGVMGAQGFAALATRYEALASRRIVILGSGALGLETALLAHAHGIEVAAVVEVEDAVQGPAERAAQVRASGIRIHLSTTIAATNSGIDGVAGVTLAPLHASPAKAGAQLHSVDGGWQHTTSSTSDTGPRPSPGSNLGIDLACDTIVLAIGVTPATELLDAAGTGQTETITLIGDAATATPPEAAYLQKWATALARHATPDTIVCQCEEVTRADLLGVQPPHYLDRPQAMAARSLSSLLNDGPAHPDQVKRLTRAGMGQCQGRRCRDQVACLLAERQQVPLSTIPLASYRAPVRPVPLRILADWQERADMAAGWDVWFGIPTQWTPYAVIGTPEEAEHVAGLGGNMHV, via the coding sequence ATGAACGTGGTGCCGCTGGTGCGCGATGTCCACGCGCTAGACACCAAGATCCCCCATGCCGAGGCGCATTTCGATCTGGTCGTGGTCGGCGCAGGCCATGCCGGGACGATCGCTGCGATCGCCGCTGCGAAGGCGGGCGACACCGTCCTGCTGATCGACGAGCATCCCGTGCCGAGCGCGCTGATCGGCACCGACGTTCCCTATTTCTTCGGCGGCCGCGCGACGGCGGCGGTGCAGCAGAGCGGGCGGATGCTCGAGCAAGTATTTGGCACCAATCCCGATCTGGAGGAGGCGTTCGAACTCGGCGTCGATGTGCGGCTCGGCACTGTGGCCTGGGGGCTCTACGGCAACGGGCCGGCGATGCGCGCCCTGCCCGAACCGCTGCTCGGGATCGCCGATGGCGAGGCGGCAATGATGATCGGGTTCAACCGGCTGATGCTGGCAACCGGCGCACGCGATGTCGTGTTGGGCTTTCCAGGCTGGAACCAGCCCGGTGTGATGGGCGCGCAAGGCTTTGCCGCACTGGCCACGCGCTACGAGGCGCTGGCAAGCCGCCGGATCGTGATCCTCGGGTCGGGGGCGCTTGGGCTGGAGACGGCGCTGCTCGCCCATGCGCACGGCATCGAAGTAGCGGCGGTGGTGGAGGTTGAAGATGCGGTGCAAGGCCCGGCCGAGCGCGCTGCGCAGGTCCGTGCGTCGGGCATTCGGATCCACCTCAGCACGACGATCGCCGCGACCAATAGCGGGATCGATGGGGTCGCGGGCGTGACGCTTGCTCCCCTTCATGCTTCCCCGGCGAAGGCCGGGGCCCAGTTGCACAGCGTCGATGGCGGATGGCAGCACACGACTTCAAGCACCTCCGATACTGGACCCCGGCCTTCGCCGGGGAGCAACTTGGGGATCGACCTAGCCTGCGACACGATCGTGCTTGCGATTGGCGTTACCCCGGCCACCGAACTGCTCGATGCCGCCGGAACCGGCCAGACCGAGACGATCACGCTGATCGGCGACGCTGCAACTGCAACGCCACCAGAAGCGGCCTATCTCCAGAAATGGGCGACAGCCCTCGCGCGTCATGCAACGCCCGACACGATCGTCTGCCAATGCGAGGAGGTAACCCGCGCCGATCTGCTCGGCGTGCAACCCCCACACTATCTCGATCGGCCGCAAGCGATGGCGGCACGCTCGCTTTCGTCGCTGCTGAACGATGGCCCGGCGCATCCCGACCAGGTCAAGCGCCTGACCCGCGCGGGAATGGGGCAATGCCAGGGTCGCCGCTGTCGCGACCAGGTCGCCTGCCTTCTCGCCGAACGGCAACAGGTGCCGCTGTCGACAATCCCCCTGGCAAGCTATCGCGCGCCCGTCCGCCCCGTCCCGCTCAGAATCCTCGCCGACTGGCAAGAGCGTGCCGATATGGCCGCGGGCTGGGACGTGTGGTTCGGCATCCCGACGCAATGGACGCCCTATGCCGTGATCGGCACGCCCGAGGAAGCCGAGCATGTCGCGGGCCTTGGCGGCAACATGCATGTCTGA
- a CDS encoding NAD(P)/FAD-dependent oxidoreductase: MSEADMPTGAAVVVIGAGVTGLSAAWWLARSGLDVVVIDKGIVGWEASGRNGGGASHYQSPLFAEEQRMWPQMDDLLGYPTEYARERIIIQRDPALLDHYRAVGRMCSAMGYRVDDLDSAQAQEAVPLTDETCLGGIHLRFGGHANPQRTVQAYAWALQDLGGRILQHCPALSIETAGGKVVAVQTPRGRVACDALVVAAGPQSGMLLSPLGVDFPLASARAEMIVTEPAPLMKIGGVDGNGLYGRQTLRGNLAFGGGPHEWIDMDATGPRARPTSPLVRNLARRVAEMFPRAAHLNVIRSWAGVIENTPDGRPIIDRLENPGNVTVATMSGVGFGLSPASGHAIRDLVLDGTCSFTDITKLGLARFKNLEPDWRERRGWAA; the protein is encoded by the coding sequence ATGTCTGAGGCAGATATGCCAACAGGCGCAGCAGTCGTCGTGATCGGCGCGGGCGTCACCGGGCTCAGCGCCGCGTGGTGGCTCGCGCGATCGGGTCTCGATGTCGTGGTAATCGACAAGGGCATCGTCGGCTGGGAAGCGTCGGGCCGCAACGGCGGCGGTGCGTCACATTACCAAAGCCCGCTCTTCGCCGAGGAACAGCGGATGTGGCCGCAGATGGACGATCTGCTCGGCTATCCGACCGAATATGCGCGCGAACGGATCATCATCCAGCGGGATCCCGCGCTGCTCGACCATTATCGCGCGGTCGGGCGGATGTGCAGCGCGATGGGCTACCGCGTCGACGATCTCGATTCCGCCCAAGCGCAGGAAGCCGTGCCGCTAACCGACGAAACCTGCCTCGGCGGCATCCACCTGCGCTTTGGCGGTCATGCCAATCCACAGCGGACGGTGCAGGCCTATGCCTGGGCGTTGCAGGATCTGGGCGGGCGCATCCTGCAACATTGCCCGGCGCTCTCGATCGAGACCGCGGGCGGCAAAGTGGTCGCGGTGCAGACACCACGTGGGCGGGTCGCGTGCGATGCTCTGGTCGTCGCGGCCGGGCCGCAATCCGGGATGTTGCTCAGCCCCTTAGGTGTAGATTTCCCGCTCGCCTCTGCCCGCGCGGAAATGATCGTGACCGAGCCTGCGCCGCTGATGAAGATCGGCGGGGTCGATGGGAACGGGCTGTACGGACGCCAGACCTTGCGCGGCAACCTCGCCTTTGGTGGCGGGCCGCATGAGTGGATCGACATGGACGCGACCGGGCCGAGAGCACGCCCTACCTCGCCGCTGGTGCGCAACCTCGCGCGGCGCGTCGCCGAGATGTTTCCGCGCGCCGCGCACCTCAATGTCATCCGCTCCTGGGCCGGCGTGATCGAGAATACCCCCGACGGCCGCCCGATCATCGACCGGCTTGAGAACCCCGGCAACGTCACCGTCGCGACGATGTCGGGCGTCGGCTTCGGCCTGTCCCCGGCCAGCGGCCATGCGATCCGCGACCTCGTCCTCGACGGCACCTGTTCCTTCACCGACATCACCAAGCTCGGCCTCGCACGCTTCAAAAATCTCGAACCCGATTGGCGCGAGCGGCGGGGGTGGGCGGCATGA
- a CDS encoding TetR/AcrR family transcriptional regulator, giving the protein MSAASAGKVPRTERGRRTLRTILDAAAIEFGERGFHEASVSGITRRAGVALGSFYTYFDSKDAVFRALVRDMSDQVRDRVAPAIRAAPDQIAAERAGLSEFIAFVRGHKEIYRIIDESEFVDPESFKLHYATTADRIAARLKAAAGRGEVRGDVSEIHAWAIMGMNVFLGLRFGVWGQDMAPDAVADVVADFLARGLAAEPRVI; this is encoded by the coding sequence ATGTCGGCAGCAAGCGCGGGCAAGGTCCCGCGGACCGAGCGCGGGCGCCGCACGCTGCGCACGATCCTCGATGCGGCGGCAATCGAGTTTGGCGAACGCGGCTTTCACGAGGCATCGGTCAGCGGCATCACGCGCCGCGCCGGCGTCGCGCTGGGCAGTTTCTACACCTATTTCGATTCGAAGGATGCGGTGTTCCGCGCGCTGGTACGCGACATGTCGGATCAGGTACGCGACCGCGTCGCCCCTGCGATCCGCGCCGCACCCGATCAGATCGCGGCGGAGCGGGCTGGCCTAAGCGAATTCATCGCCTTCGTGCGCGGGCATAAGGAAATCTATCGCATCATCGACGAATCCGAATTCGTCGATCCTGAATCGTTCAAGCTGCACTATGCCACTACCGCCGACCGCATTGCGGCACGGTTGAAGGCGGCTGCGGGGCGCGGCGAGGTGCGCGGCGACGTGTCGGAAATCCACGCCTGGGCGATCATGGGAATGAACGTCTTCTTGGGCTTACGCTTCGGCGTCTGGGGGCAAGATATGGCGCCGGATGCGGTGGCGGACGTCGTCGCGGACTTCCTCGCGCGGGGGTTGGCAGCGGAGCCACGTGTGATCTGA
- a CDS encoding cystathionine gamma-synthase family protein, translating into MSQYDPRWRAETLAVRAGYDPASASNAAKPPIYMTSTFAYASAAQAKDIHEAYFEGTGPEVGRPGHIYARLGHPGLDMVELRLAALDGAEAAAVFNSGMATHSAIALAHLRPGDSVVFSRPIYGGTNGLYTGMMPGFGVGHAEFTDGCDRSSVEVAVDAALTQGPLKLIVIETPANPTAAIVDIALVVDIADAVGTRTGTRPLVVVDNTLLGPSMQRPIELGADLCMTSLTKYCGGHSDLMAGGVSGREALVAPLRLLRTTLGSHLDPYSSWLLLRSMETVHLRVERAMDNARAVAEFLRGHPKVAGITYLGFLAEGTPQRAVYDRQCKAAGSTFSFAVTGGEAEAFRFLDRLRLLRFAVSLGGSETLITHPATTTHYAISADERAAGGITPATLRLSVGIEHVDDLIADLAQALETI; encoded by the coding sequence ATGAGCCAGTACGACCCACGCTGGCGCGCCGAAACGCTGGCGGTGCGTGCGGGCTATGATCCGGCGAGCGCATCGAACGCCGCCAAGCCGCCGATCTACATGACCTCGACCTTCGCCTATGCCTCGGCCGCCCAAGCGAAGGACATTCACGAAGCCTATTTCGAGGGCACGGGACCCGAGGTTGGGCGGCCGGGGCACATCTACGCGCGGCTCGGCCATCCGGGGCTCGACATGGTGGAACTGCGCCTCGCCGCGCTCGACGGCGCGGAAGCGGCGGCGGTGTTCAACAGCGGGATGGCGACACACAGCGCGATCGCGCTCGCGCATTTGCGCCCCGGTGACAGCGTGGTGTTCAGCCGCCCGATCTATGGCGGCACCAACGGGCTTTATACGGGAATGATGCCAGGCTTCGGCGTGGGCCATGCCGAATTCACCGACGGATGCGACCGTTCCAGCGTAGAGGTTGCGGTCGACGCCGCGCTGACGCAAGGGCCGCTAAAGCTGATCGTGATCGAGACGCCGGCCAACCCGACCGCCGCGATCGTCGATATCGCGTTGGTAGTGGACATCGCCGACGCAGTCGGCACACGAACCGGAACGCGCCCGCTCGTCGTGGTGGACAACACCCTGCTCGGCCCGTCGATGCAGCGCCCGATCGAGCTCGGTGCCGATCTGTGCATGACGAGTCTCACCAAATATTGCGGCGGGCACAGCGACTTGATGGCGGGCGGTGTGTCGGGGCGCGAAGCCTTGGTCGCCCCGCTCCGTCTGCTGCGCACCACGCTCGGCAGCCATCTCGACCCCTATAGCAGCTGGCTGCTGCTGCGATCGATGGAGACGGTGCATCTGCGCGTCGAACGCGCGATGGACAACGCGCGAGCGGTTGCCGAATTCCTGCGCGGACACCCCAAGGTCGCCGGGATCACTTACCTCGGCTTCCTGGCCGAAGGCACGCCGCAGCGCGCGGTGTATGACCGGCAATGCAAGGCGGCGGGATCGACCTTCTCCTTCGCGGTCACCGGCGGCGAGGCGGAGGCATTCCGCTTCCTCGACCGGCTCCGGCTGTTGCGCTTCGCGGTCAGTTTAGGCGGATCGGAGACGCTGATCACGCATCCGGCAACGACGACGCATTATGCGATCTCGGCGGACGAGCGCGCGGCAGGTGGCATTACGCCCGCGACGCTGCGCCTCTCGGTCGGGATCGAGCATGTCGACGATCTGATCGCCGATCTTGCCCAAGCGCTGGAGACGATATGA
- a CDS encoding sarcosine oxidase subunit delta, with amino-acid sequence MMQIDCPYCGARAQIEFVYERTLDSIVTLDLPAEEAVARLYARANPRGLDDELWRHSFGCRQWIVLRRHRVSHAIVAVSGYAS; translated from the coding sequence ATGATGCAGATCGATTGCCCTTATTGCGGCGCGCGCGCGCAAATCGAGTTCGTTTACGAGCGCACGCTCGATTCGATCGTGACGCTGGATCTGCCGGCCGAGGAAGCAGTGGCGCGGCTCTACGCGCGCGCTAATCCGCGCGGGCTCGACGATGAGCTGTGGCGGCACAGCTTCGGCTGCCGCCAATGGATCGTGTTGCGCCGCCACCGCGTCAGCCACGCGATCGTCGCAGTCTCAGGATATGCCTCATGA
- a CDS encoding sarcosine oxidase subunit beta family protein yields the protein MKRYSALALLKAGLNGQRGWDRAWRDPEPQKNYDVIIIGGGGHGLSTAYYLAKVHGIRNIAVLEKGWIGGGNTGRNTTIVRSNYRQKPLHDLFDFALNLWDGMSDELNYNVMFSPRGALFLGHSDSDMTMLAQRGDALRCDGIDAELLSRDQVHKLIPLLDMSRDARFPIHGGMTQRRGGTARHDAVAWGYARAADTLGVDVIQKCEVTGFTMDGGRVTGVETNRGSIGAGRVGICVAGNSGPVAAMVGLNLPIEAQTLQAFVTEPVKPMIDTVIMSQSLHCYISQSDKGGIVLGGDPDQFPSYAQRGLPARIEKAAAEAIALVPALSRLRMVRCWSGTTDMSFDGSPIISSLPVDNLYLNGGWCYGGFKATPASGWCYAHLLATGASHALAAPFAFDRFAHGATIDEAGVGFMPQLR from the coding sequence ATGAAGCGCTATTCAGCGCTGGCGCTGCTCAAGGCCGGGTTGAACGGACAGCGCGGCTGGGACCGGGCATGGCGCGATCCCGAACCACAGAAGAACTACGATGTCATCATCATCGGCGGCGGCGGGCATGGTCTGTCGACGGCCTATTATCTCGCCAAGGTTCACGGCATCCGCAACATTGCGGTGCTGGAAAAAGGCTGGATCGGCGGCGGCAATACCGGACGCAACACGACGATCGTGCGCTCAAATTACCGCCAGAAGCCGTTGCACGATCTGTTCGATTTCGCGCTCAATCTGTGGGACGGGATGAGCGACGAGCTAAACTACAACGTCATGTTTAGCCCGCGCGGTGCGCTGTTCCTCGGCCATAGCGACAGCGACATGACGATGCTGGCGCAGCGCGGCGACGCGCTCCGGTGCGACGGGATCGATGCCGAATTGCTGAGCCGCGATCAGGTCCATAAGCTTATCCCGTTGCTTGATATGTCGCGCGATGCGCGCTTCCCGATTCATGGCGGCATGACCCAGCGGCGTGGCGGCACCGCGCGGCACGATGCGGTTGCCTGGGGCTATGCCCGCGCCGCCGATACGCTGGGTGTCGACGTGATCCAGAAGTGCGAAGTCACCGGCTTTACGATGGACGGCGGTCGCGTAACCGGCGTGGAGACCAATCGCGGCAGCATCGGGGCGGGCCGGGTCGGCATTTGCGTCGCGGGCAATAGCGGACCGGTGGCGGCAATGGTCGGGCTGAACCTGCCGATCGAGGCGCAGACGCTGCAAGCCTTCGTCACCGAACCCGTCAAGCCGATGATCGACACCGTGATCATGTCGCAATCGCTGCATTGCTATATCAGCCAATCGGACAAAGGCGGCATCGTGCTGGGCGGCGATCCCGACCAGTTCCCGAGCTATGCACAGCGCGGCCTGCCCGCGCGGATCGAGAAAGCCGCCGCCGAGGCGATCGCTTTGGTCCCTGCCCTCTCGCGCCTGCGGATGGTGCGGTGCTGGTCGGGCACCACCGACATGAGCTTCGACGGATCGCCGATCATCTCGTCCTTGCCGGTCGACAACCTCTATCTCAATGGCGGCTGGTGCTATGGCGGGTTCAAGGCGACCCCTGCCTCGGGCTGGTGCTATGCGCATTTGCTGGCGACGGGCGCGAGCCATGCGCTTGCCGCACCCTTCGCGTTCGACCGCTTCGCGCACGGAGCCACGATCGACGAAGCCGGGGTCGGTTTCATGCCGCAACTGCGATGA
- a CDS encoding LysR family transcriptional regulator produces the protein MARTSPVNRRWLPLNALRAFDAVGQRLSFTAGAQALNVSQSAVSRHVISLEELLGHKLFDRSGQTLVLTAAGKALLPEVSKSFDRLEQTMNAICANPNANRPIRIHIPPTLLQQVVMPMIQAFRAEHPEIRIDISSSGAVGLPSNETDMAIVFDRPNIDDRVTDLLWMVRVAPVSSPQTAERHAGKSLEAFLADNDLLHVKLEDQPRGLLWSTFANQCRITLDADRGLAFDSNALAVSYAMNSDGVALADIDMFAGEIAAGQLVVPYDTVINDGFGYYLKLRPDDLADPTISLVRSWLIAHFAARQSDSADAE, from the coding sequence ATCGCACGCACGTCACCGGTCAATCGGCGCTGGTTACCGCTTAACGCACTGCGCGCGTTCGATGCGGTCGGGCAGCGGCTGAGCTTCACGGCTGGGGCGCAGGCGCTCAACGTCAGCCAGAGCGCGGTGAGCCGGCATGTGATCAGCCTCGAGGAATTGCTGGGCCACAAACTCTTTGATCGGTCGGGTCAGACGCTGGTGCTGACCGCGGCGGGCAAGGCGTTACTGCCCGAGGTGAGCAAGTCGTTCGACCGGCTCGAACAGACGATGAATGCGATTTGCGCCAATCCCAATGCCAACCGCCCGATCCGGATCCATATTCCACCGACCCTCCTGCAACAGGTCGTGATGCCGATGATCCAGGCGTTTCGCGCCGAACATCCCGAAATCCGCATCGACATTTCCAGCTCTGGCGCGGTCGGTTTACCGAGTAACGAGACCGACATGGCGATCGTGTTTGACCGCCCCAATATCGATGACCGCGTGACCGATCTGTTGTGGATGGTGCGCGTCGCCCCGGTCAGTTCCCCCCAGACGGCGGAACGGCACGCAGGCAAGTCGCTAGAAGCCTTCCTTGCGGACAATGATCTGCTCCATGTCAAACTGGAGGATCAACCGCGCGGGCTGTTGTGGAGCACTTTTGCCAATCAGTGCCGGATAACGCTCGATGCCGATCGCGGCCTCGCTTTCGATTCCAATGCACTCGCGGTTAGCTATGCGATGAACTCCGACGGCGTTGCGCTTGCCGATATCGACATGTTCGCGGGCGAAATCGCCGCCGGTCAACTTGTCGTGCCGTATGACACGGTCATCAATGATGGGTTTGGCTATTATCTAAAGCTCCGTCCCGACGATCTTGCCGATCCGACGATCAGCCTGGTGCGCAGCTGGCTGATCGCGCATTTCGCCGCACGTCAGAGTGATTCCGCCGACGCGGAATAA